A genomic region of Mitsuaria sp. 7 contains the following coding sequences:
- the ada gene encoding bifunctional DNA-binding transcriptional regulator/O6-methylguanine-DNA methyltransferase Ada translates to MNTTKHLLPDNGTDEYASEAQRWAAVQARDVRADGHFVYGVRTTGIYCRPSSSARLPKRENVEFFDTEQAAVAAGYRASQRASGDRTAMARQHAAAIAKACRMIERAETPPSLDELAGEAGMSPFHFHRIFKAETGLTPKGYASAFRANKLRQELGQKGAKVTAAIYDAGFNSNSRFYAEADHMLGMQAREYRAGAPNMQIRFAVAQCSLGAILVAQSQVGICAILMDDDPEQLVEDLQDQFPKAELIGGDADFELLVAQVVGFIEAPSLGLNLPLDVQGTAFQERVWQALREIPPGATVSYAQVAARIGQPKAVRAVAQACGANPLAVAIPCHRVVRRNGELSGYRWGVDRKRELLLREAAPVTQP, encoded by the coding sequence ATGAACACCACCAAGCACCTTCTTCCCGACAACGGCACGGATGAGTACGCCAGCGAGGCGCAGCGCTGGGCTGCCGTCCAGGCGCGCGACGTCCGTGCCGATGGGCACTTCGTCTACGGCGTCCGCACGACGGGCATCTACTGCCGGCCGAGCTCCTCGGCCCGCTTGCCCAAGCGGGAGAACGTCGAGTTCTTCGACACCGAACAGGCCGCCGTGGCCGCCGGTTACCGGGCCAGTCAGCGCGCGTCCGGCGATCGGACCGCGATGGCCAGACAACACGCGGCCGCGATCGCGAAGGCCTGCCGCATGATCGAGCGCGCGGAAACGCCGCCCAGCCTCGATGAACTGGCCGGGGAAGCGGGGATGAGTCCGTTCCACTTCCATCGCATCTTCAAGGCCGAGACAGGGCTGACGCCCAAGGGCTATGCCTCGGCATTCCGCGCGAACAAGCTGCGGCAGGAGCTGGGTCAGAAGGGCGCGAAGGTGACGGCGGCCATCTACGACGCCGGCTTCAACTCCAACAGCCGCTTCTACGCGGAGGCGGACCACATGCTCGGCATGCAGGCGCGCGAGTACCGCGCCGGTGCGCCCAACATGCAGATCCGGTTCGCGGTGGCGCAATGCTCGCTCGGCGCCATCCTGGTCGCGCAGAGCCAGGTCGGCATCTGCGCCATCCTGATGGATGACGACCCGGAGCAGTTGGTGGAAGACCTGCAGGACCAGTTCCCGAAGGCGGAGCTGATCGGCGGTGATGCCGACTTCGAGCTGCTCGTGGCGCAGGTCGTCGGATTCATCGAGGCGCCGTCGCTCGGACTCAACCTGCCGCTGGACGTGCAGGGCACGGCCTTCCAGGAACGGGTCTGGCAGGCGCTGCGGGAGATTCCCCCCGGCGCCACCGTCAGCTACGCGCAGGTGGCCGCGCGCATCGGGCAACCGAAGGCGGTCCGCGCCGTCGCGCAGGCCTGCGGCGCGAATCCCCTGGCGGTCGCCATCCCTTGCCATCGCGTGGTGCGCCGCAACGGGGAGCTGTCGGGCTACCGGTGGGGCGTCGATCGCAAGCGTGAGCTGCTGCTGCGTGAAGCGGCGCCGGTCACTCAGCCATGA
- a CDS encoding 2OG-Fe(II) oxygenase, with the protein MSLDDAIARLDWPRIEAQLNEEGCAILPGVLDDDVIAELLLLPAVMPVSIADLRRRCYERLVPVANHWNALRDVSERFPDTLDELTAHRHGVAGDQAHSAFTRLGAGDDEALHQFAGSPDAFPLQLVALLSEPGKDFTGGEFVLTEQRPRMQSRPMVLPLRRGDLAVIAVAQRPHKGAKGYYRVNLKHAISRVRSGERIGLELLFDDITPGV; encoded by the coding sequence ATGAGCCTGGACGACGCCATCGCCCGATTGGATTGGCCGCGGATCGAGGCGCAACTGAACGAGGAGGGCTGCGCGATCCTTCCCGGTGTGCTGGATGACGACGTGATCGCCGAGCTGTTGTTGCTGCCGGCGGTGATGCCCGTATCCATCGCGGATCTGCGCCGCCGCTGCTACGAGCGCCTGGTGCCGGTCGCCAACCACTGGAACGCCCTGCGCGACGTGTCGGAGAGGTTTCCGGACACGCTCGACGAGCTCACCGCGCATCGCCACGGCGTTGCAGGCGATCAAGCGCATTCCGCCTTCACGCGTCTGGGCGCCGGCGACGATGAGGCGCTCCATCAGTTCGCGGGGAGTCCGGACGCATTTCCCTTGCAGCTCGTGGCCTTGCTCAGCGAGCCCGGGAAGGATTTCACCGGCGGCGAGTTCGTCCTGACCGAGCAGCGGCCGCGCATGCAATCGCGGCCGATGGTGTTGCCGCTGCGGCGCGGCGACCTGGCCGTCATCGCCGTGGCGCAGCGCCCGCACAAGGGGGCCAAGGGCTATTACCGCGTGAACCTCAAGCATGCGATCAGCCGGGTGCGGAGCGGCGAACGGATCGGGCTCGAACTTCTCTTCGACGACATAACGCCAGGCGTCTGA
- a CDS encoding YciI family protein: MAKFITVGYGDEAGYKRTDAAVRDAAHAHDARLKAGGALIGIAGAPVQVRNPDDSGVQTTSGAYLRSTLPIAGFAVIEARDLQEAIAMVSKAPCAVAHGVVEIWPLQEPPH; encoded by the coding sequence ATGGCAAAGTTCATCACCGTGGGGTACGGCGACGAGGCCGGCTACAAGCGGACCGATGCCGCCGTGCGCGACGCGGCGCATGCGCACGACGCGCGGCTCAAGGCGGGCGGCGCGCTGATCGGCATCGCGGGCGCGCCGGTGCAGGTCCGCAACCCTGACGACTCGGGTGTTCAGACGACATCGGGCGCCTACCTGCGCAGCACCTTGCCCATCGCCGGATTTGCCGTGATCGAGGCGAGGGACCTGCAGGAAGCGATCGCGATGGTGTCGAAGGCGCCTTGCGCGGTGGCGCACGGCGTCGTGGAGATCTGGCCGCTTCAGGAGCCGCCGCATTGA
- a CDS encoding glyoxalase superfamily protein → MKFAKTTPILRIFDEAKALEFCVQFLGFQVDWDHRFEPGLPLYLQVSRDGCLLHLSEHHGDGCPGAAMRIETDDIEGFHAELIARQYGYARPGLEETPWGSKDVTVNDPFGNRLTFTNAIST, encoded by the coding sequence ATGAAATTCGCCAAGACCACCCCGATCCTGCGCATCTTCGACGAAGCCAAGGCGCTGGAGTTCTGCGTGCAGTTCCTGGGCTTCCAGGTCGACTGGGACCATCGCTTCGAACCCGGACTGCCGCTCTACCTGCAGGTCTCCCGGGACGGCTGCCTGCTGCACCTCTCGGAACACCATGGCGACGGCTGTCCGGGTGCGGCGATGCGCATCGAGACGGACGACATCGAAGGCTTCCACGCGGAATTGATCGCCCGGCAGTACGGCTACGCCCGTCCCGGGCTGGAGGAGACGCCGTGGGGGTCCAAGGACGTCACGGTGAACGATCCGTTCGGGAACCGGTTGACGTTCACGAACGCGATCAGCACCTGA
- the truD gene encoding tRNA pseudouridine(13) synthase TruD — translation MTDAQYTTLPLWPNAYPASGATATLKLLNEDFVVTELPLQLPSGAGEHIWLDIEKNGANTAFVAQQLAEAAGVEDKDVGYAGLKDRYAITRQWFSIYLPKGDTPDLTLLQHPEFKVLSQSRHVKKLRPGDLQGNRFRIVLRDVTGDRDAIESNLKAVASQGVPNYFGAQRFGFEGGNVEQGRAMLAREIRVRNPKKKGIYLSAVRSFVFNEVLALRIRQGLWGKTLPGDVMDEAGRPTGPLWGRGRVSTTDEAQALENGVAEPHATLCDGMEHAGLDQERRSLVASPLDMSWEWPQADQLVITFSLPAGNYATSVLNEILRTTEPDRHTENEPAAVE, via the coding sequence ATGACCGACGCTCAATACACGACCTTGCCGCTCTGGCCGAACGCCTATCCGGCCAGCGGCGCCACCGCCACGCTGAAACTCCTCAACGAGGATTTCGTCGTGACCGAACTGCCGCTGCAACTGCCCTCCGGTGCCGGCGAACACATCTGGCTCGACATCGAAAAGAACGGCGCCAACACCGCCTTCGTCGCCCAGCAACTGGCCGAGGCCGCCGGCGTCGAGGACAAGGACGTGGGCTATGCCGGCCTCAAGGACCGCTACGCCATCACCCGTCAGTGGTTCAGCATCTATCTGCCCAAGGGCGACACACCAGACCTGACCCTGCTTCAGCACCCCGAATTCAAGGTGCTGAGCCAGAGCCGCCATGTGAAGAAGCTGCGCCCCGGTGATCTGCAGGGCAACCGGTTCCGCATCGTGCTGCGTGACGTGACCGGCGACCGAGACGCCATCGAGTCCAACCTCAAAGCCGTGGCGTCACAGGGCGTGCCCAACTACTTCGGCGCCCAGCGTTTCGGTTTCGAGGGCGGCAACGTCGAGCAGGGCCGCGCCATGCTGGCGCGCGAGATCCGCGTGCGCAATCCGAAGAAGAAAGGCATCTACCTGTCGGCGGTGCGCTCCTTCGTCTTCAATGAAGTGCTGGCGCTGCGCATCCGTCAGGGACTCTGGGGCAAGACCCTGCCCGGCGACGTGATGGACGAGGCGGGCCGGCCCACCGGACCGCTCTGGGGACGGGGCCGCGTGAGCACCACCGATGAAGCGCAGGCCCTGGAGAACGGCGTGGCCGAACCTCACGCCACCTTGTGCGACGGCATGGAACACGCCGGCCTGGACCAGGAGCGTCGCTCCCTGGTGGCGAGCCCGCTGGACATGTCCTGGGAATGGCCGCAAGCCGATCAACTGGTGATCACGTTCTCCCTGCCCGCAGGGAATTACGCGACGTCCGTCCTGAACGAGATCCTCCGCACCACGGAGCCCGACCGGCATACGGAGAACGAGCCCGCGGCTGTCGAATGA
- a CDS encoding HD domain-containing protein, with amino-acid sequence MTTSLPHQARAFAVAAHGAQRYGEHPYVHHLDAVAAIAEPFGEAAVVAAYLHDTVEDTAATLTEVTEQFGPEIAACVSLLTDEPGADRKERKAKTYAKLAEVTGSLELALIVKASDRLANVRASVKDRNERMLRVYCSEHPTFRKAAYRPGLCDALWAELDALLS; translated from the coding sequence ATGACGACCTCCCTCCCGCATCAAGCCCGTGCCTTCGCCGTTGCCGCGCATGGCGCGCAGAGGTACGGGGAGCATCCCTACGTGCATCACCTGGACGCCGTGGCCGCGATCGCCGAGCCGTTTGGCGAGGCCGCGGTCGTCGCCGCGTACCTGCACGACACGGTGGAAGACACGGCCGCGACGCTGACGGAAGTCACCGAGCAGTTCGGGCCTGAGATCGCCGCCTGCGTGTCCCTGCTGACCGATGAGCCCGGCGCCGACCGCAAGGAGCGCAAGGCGAAGACCTACGCGAAGCTGGCCGAGGTCACCGGCTCGCTGGAGCTGGCGTTGATCGTGAAGGCGTCGGACCGCCTGGCCAACGTGAGAGCTTCCGTGAAGGACCGCAACGAGCGCATGCTGCGGGTGTACTGCAGCGAGCATCCGACGTTCCGGAAGGCCGCTTATCGGCCGGGGCTCTGCGATGCGCTGTGGGCTGAACTGGATGCGCTGCTGAGCTGA